In Corallococcus macrosporus, the following are encoded in one genomic region:
- a CDS encoding tetratricopeptide repeat protein: MGRIIKHEGGEEPRMETGTARRLKAFARGETTWAEVEGMTFEEAKAIAQVGCDLAAAGRLEEARILFEGLVEGNPKDSAAHAALGTVYQKLGRVEDALTEYTHALSGDPRNPVALTGRGELHLRRGERQGFTDIANAVEVDPHGETSAGRRAKALVKAITLVAVEKLKEGAPPT; encoded by the coding sequence ATGGGACGCATCATCAAGCACGAGGGCGGCGAGGAGCCGCGGATGGAAACCGGAACGGCGCGCAGGCTGAAGGCGTTCGCGCGGGGGGAGACGACCTGGGCGGAGGTGGAGGGGATGACCTTCGAGGAGGCGAAGGCCATCGCGCAGGTGGGCTGCGACCTGGCGGCGGCGGGCCGGCTGGAGGAGGCGCGCATCCTCTTCGAGGGGCTGGTGGAGGGAAACCCGAAGGACTCCGCGGCGCACGCGGCGCTGGGCACCGTGTACCAGAAGCTCGGGCGGGTGGAGGACGCGCTCACCGAGTACACGCACGCGCTGTCGGGGGATCCGCGCAACCCCGTGGCGCTCACGGGCCGGGGCGAGCTGCACCTGCGCCGGGGCGAGCGGCAGGGCTTCACGGACATCGCCAACGCGGTGGAGGTGGATCCGCACGGGGAGACGTCCGCGGGGCGCCGCGCGAAGGCCCTGGTGAAGGCCATCACCCTGGTGGCGGTGGAGAAGCTGAAGGAGGGCGCTCCGCCGACGTGA
- the ruvX gene encoding Holliday junction resolvase RuvX: MRTFGLDYGTKTIGVAVSDGLGLTAQAVTTVRRASLKADLAELSRLVKEHEVTRFVLGLPLNMNGSEGPRAEATRKFAEVLESALGLPVELWDERLSTVAAQRTLLEADVRREKRREVIDQLAAQFILQGWLDAHRPKDEDGYDDDDYDPEA, translated from the coding sequence ATGCGCACCTTCGGGCTCGACTACGGCACCAAGACCATCGGCGTGGCCGTCTCGGATGGACTGGGACTCACCGCCCAGGCGGTCACCACCGTGCGGCGCGCGTCGCTCAAGGCGGACCTCGCGGAGCTGTCCCGGCTCGTGAAGGAGCACGAGGTGACGCGCTTCGTCCTGGGGCTGCCCCTCAACATGAACGGCTCGGAGGGGCCCCGCGCGGAGGCCACGCGCAAGTTCGCGGAGGTGCTGGAGAGCGCGCTGGGGCTGCCCGTGGAGCTGTGGGACGAGCGGCTGTCCACCGTCGCCGCCCAGCGCACCCTGCTGGAGGCGGACGTGCGCCGGGAGAAGCGGCGGGAGGTGATTGATCAGCTCGCCGCGCAGTTCATCCTGCAGGGCTGGCTGGACGCGCACCGCCCCAAGGATGAAGACGGCTACGACGACGACGATTACGACCCGGAGGCCTGA
- a CDS encoding ArsA family ATPase — MTALQTALANKRVLICVGSGGVGKTTVAATLALRAAVDGRPSIVCTIDPAKRLANSLGLSGLGNTEAEVPASVLEPLGVKPKAALHAMMLDMKATWDDLITRVAPPEQREKIFANRFYQSLSTALAGSQEYIAMEKVWDLRRRSDYDLVVLDTPPTAHALDFLDAPNRVLDFLDNEAAKWLLTPALKAGKVGLSLFNLGGSYVTRALSRFTGTEMLQELSSFMVTLSSMNEGFRERARGVRELLEDKSTGFVLVTSPNPERLDEAIHFHKLLGQNRMEMTAIVVNRVHPMPTPAQWEDAATLTPTRRAKVEETLRETQVLAQQDLEGMAQLRAACPGTPLIQVPRFGLDVHDLTALWGTGRYLLGDDVLA; from the coding sequence ATGACGGCGCTGCAAACGGCGCTCGCGAACAAGCGCGTGCTCATCTGCGTGGGCTCCGGTGGCGTGGGCAAGACGACGGTGGCGGCGACGCTCGCGCTGCGCGCGGCGGTGGATGGCCGTCCCAGCATCGTGTGCACCATCGACCCGGCGAAGCGGCTGGCCAACTCGCTGGGCCTGTCCGGCCTGGGCAACACGGAGGCCGAAGTCCCCGCGTCCGTGCTGGAGCCCCTGGGCGTGAAGCCCAAGGCGGCCCTGCACGCGATGATGCTGGACATGAAGGCCACCTGGGACGACCTCATCACCCGCGTGGCCCCGCCGGAGCAGCGCGAGAAGATCTTCGCCAACCGCTTCTACCAGTCCCTCTCCACGGCGCTGGCGGGCAGCCAGGAATACATCGCCATGGAGAAGGTCTGGGACCTGCGGCGGCGCAGCGACTACGACCTGGTGGTGCTGGACACGCCGCCCACCGCGCACGCGCTGGACTTCCTGGACGCGCCCAACCGGGTGCTGGACTTCCTGGACAACGAAGCGGCCAAGTGGCTCCTCACGCCCGCGCTGAAGGCCGGCAAGGTGGGCCTGTCCCTCTTCAACCTGGGCGGCAGCTACGTGACGCGCGCGCTGTCGCGCTTCACCGGCACGGAGATGCTCCAGGAGCTGTCCTCCTTCATGGTGACGCTCTCCTCCATGAACGAGGGCTTCCGCGAGCGCGCCCGCGGCGTGCGCGAGCTCTTGGAGGACAAGTCGACGGGGTTCGTGCTCGTGACCAGCCCCAACCCGGAGCGGCTGGACGAGGCCATCCACTTCCACAAGCTGCTCGGGCAGAACCGCATGGAGATGACGGCCATCGTGGTGAACCGCGTGCACCCCATGCCCACCCCGGCGCAGTGGGAGGACGCGGCCACGCTGACGCCCACCCGGCGCGCGAAGGTGGAGGAGACGCTGCGCGAGACGCAGGTGCTGGCGCAGCAGGACCTGGAGGGCATGGCGCAATTGCGCGCGGCCTGTCCGGGCACGCCCCTCATCCAGGTGCCCCGCTTCGGGCTGGACGTGCACGACCTCACCGCGCTCTGGGGCACCGGCCGCTACCTCCTGGGCGACGACGTCCTCGCCTGA
- a CDS encoding PrkA family serine protein kinase: protein MKDAEKGSWVSRIAAFQDVKTYAELNWEGSFEDYLEIVRKNPKVTRTAFQRIYDMILSHGKSEYIDNKKKLTRYHFFSDERFGGRDAIFGLDVPLMKLVNVFKSAAQGYGTEKRVILLHGPVGSSKSTIARLLKKGMEEYSKTPEGAAYTFSWLTDKKQPDGTVTKEKMKCPMNEEPLNLIPREWRDKVFSELSPPESGYTIPGGCELCPACRFVFKELMTQYGGDFAKVMGHVHVNRLIFSEKDRVGIGTFQPKDEKNQDSTELTGDINYRKIAEYGSDSDPRAFNFDGEFNIANRGVIEFVEVLKLDVAFLYDLLGASQEHKIKPKKFPQTDIDEVIIGHTNEPEYKKLENNEFMEALRDRTVKIDIPYITKLAEEVKIYEKDFNSRAIKGKHIAPHTLEMAAMWAVLTRLEEPKKHNLSLLQKLKLYNGKTLPNFTEDNIKELRKESVREGLEGISARYIQDKISNALVSDKGEGCINPFMVLNELEAGLKTHSLINTEDARKRMKELLTTVKQEYEDIVKNEVQRAISADEDAIGKLCGNYIDNIKAFTQKEKVRNKYTGIYEVPDERLMRSIEEKIDIPESRKDDFRGEIMNYIGALAVEGKTFNYRTNERLHKALELKLFEDQKDSIKLKNLVSSVVDKETQEKIDLVKDRMMKNYGYCEICSTDVLNFVASIFARGDAKE from the coding sequence ATGAAGGACGCTGAGAAGGGCTCGTGGGTCTCCAGAATCGCCGCGTTCCAGGACGTGAAGACCTACGCGGAACTCAACTGGGAGGGCTCTTTCGAGGACTACCTCGAAATCGTCCGGAAGAACCCGAAGGTCACCCGCACCGCCTTCCAGAGGATCTACGACATGATCCTCAGCCACGGGAAGTCGGAGTACATCGACAACAAGAAGAAGCTCACGCGCTACCACTTCTTCAGTGACGAGCGCTTCGGCGGCCGCGACGCCATCTTCGGCCTGGACGTGCCGCTGATGAAGCTGGTCAACGTCTTCAAGTCCGCCGCGCAGGGCTACGGCACGGAGAAGCGCGTCATCCTCCTGCACGGCCCCGTGGGCTCGTCCAAGTCCACCATCGCCCGCCTGCTCAAGAAGGGCATGGAGGAGTACTCGAAGACGCCGGAGGGCGCCGCGTACACCTTCTCCTGGCTCACCGACAAGAAGCAGCCGGACGGCACGGTGACGAAGGAGAAGATGAAGTGCCCGATGAACGAGGAGCCCCTCAACCTCATCCCGCGGGAGTGGCGCGACAAGGTCTTCTCCGAGCTGTCCCCGCCGGAGTCCGGCTACACGATTCCCGGCGGCTGCGAGCTGTGCCCCGCGTGCCGCTTCGTCTTCAAGGAGCTGATGACCCAGTACGGCGGTGACTTCGCCAAGGTCATGGGCCACGTGCACGTCAACCGGCTCATCTTCAGCGAGAAGGACCGCGTGGGCATCGGCACGTTCCAGCCCAAGGATGAGAAGAACCAGGACTCCACCGAGCTCACCGGCGACATCAACTACCGGAAGATCGCCGAGTACGGCTCGGACTCCGACCCGCGCGCCTTCAACTTCGACGGCGAGTTCAACATCGCCAACCGCGGCGTCATCGAGTTCGTCGAAGTGCTCAAGCTGGACGTCGCGTTCCTCTACGACCTGCTCGGCGCGTCGCAGGAGCACAAGATCAAGCCGAAGAAGTTCCCTCAGACGGACATCGACGAGGTCATCATCGGGCACACCAACGAGCCCGAGTACAAGAAGCTCGAGAACAACGAGTTCATGGAGGCCTTGCGGGACCGTACGGTGAAGATTGACATCCCGTACATCACCAAGCTGGCCGAGGAGGTGAAGATCTACGAGAAGGACTTCAACTCCCGCGCCATCAAGGGCAAGCACATCGCGCCGCACACGCTGGAGATGGCCGCCATGTGGGCCGTCCTCACGCGCTTGGAGGAGCCCAAGAAACACAACCTGTCGCTCCTGCAGAAGCTCAAGCTCTACAACGGCAAGACGCTTCCCAACTTCACCGAGGACAACATCAAGGAGCTGCGCAAGGAGTCCGTGCGCGAGGGCCTGGAGGGCATCAGCGCCCGCTACATCCAGGATAAAATCTCCAACGCCCTGGTGAGCGACAAGGGCGAGGGCTGCATCAACCCCTTCATGGTGCTCAACGAGCTGGAAGCCGGCTTGAAGACGCACTCCCTCATCAACACCGAGGACGCGCGCAAGCGCATGAAGGAGCTGCTCACCACGGTGAAGCAGGAGTACGAGGACATCGTCAAGAACGAGGTCCAGCGCGCCATCAGCGCCGACGAGGACGCCATCGGCAAACTGTGCGGCAACTACATCGACAACATCAAGGCCTTCACCCAGAAGGAGAAGGTCCGCAACAAGTACACCGGCATTTATGAAGTGCCGGACGAGCGCTTGATGCGGTCGATTGAAGAGAAGATCGACATCCCCGAGAGCCGCAAGGACGACTTCCGCGGCGAGATCATGAACTACATCGGCGCGCTCGCCGTGGAGGGCAAGACCTTCAACTACCGGACCAACGAGCGGCTGCACAAGGCGCTGGAGCTGAAGCTGTTCGAGGACCAGAAGGACAGCATCAAGCTCAAGAACCTCGTGTCCTCCGTCGTGGACAAGGAGACCCAGGAGAAGATCGACCTGGTGAAGGACCGGATGATGAAGAACTACGGGTACTGCGAGATCTGCTCCACGGACGTGCTGAACTTCGTGGCCAGCATCTTCGCCCGCGGTGACGCCAAGGAGTAA
- a CDS encoding tetratricopeptide repeat protein, translating to MDGSKRMEAAGVARRWLWVGVLGLGLTLTGCRTTGAAGKPDATANKQVVEFDPVTVTADLELDKLNDEELFAGGTSAFAANDFKQAARYFGRLADFHPNSPHRRQALYNAGLAHQRLKEWDDAYGRFSELAEPEKGQGDALDASFRVAETLYHLERYEEATKLLTTLAARADLPAGRRIEAQVQQGICQVEAGRTDDAEATLRKALAAYDALPDKAEVEDYFPAQAHFFVGEIYRLHYEAVKLEASRGSDGLAQDLNYKAELLLSAQGHYLRSIRVGNGYWATAAGSQIGALYENLYEHMVNSPTPPELNAEEAEVYRQELRKKIRVLLTKSINIYERTLEAAERIGSQSAFVDRTRQSLEKVKSLLLADADADTESGEVSVPMPASSAGAKHR from the coding sequence ATGGACGGCAGCAAGCGGATGGAGGCAGCCGGAGTCGCCCGGCGGTGGCTGTGGGTGGGCGTGCTGGGCCTGGGCCTGACGCTCACGGGCTGCCGCACCACGGGCGCGGCGGGAAAGCCGGACGCCACGGCGAACAAGCAGGTCGTGGAGTTCGACCCCGTCACGGTGACGGCGGACCTGGAGCTGGACAAGCTCAACGACGAGGAGCTCTTCGCGGGCGGCACCTCCGCGTTCGCCGCCAACGACTTCAAGCAGGCGGCGCGCTACTTCGGCCGGCTCGCGGACTTCCACCCCAACAGCCCGCACCGCCGCCAGGCCCTCTACAATGCGGGCCTCGCGCACCAGCGCCTCAAGGAGTGGGACGACGCCTACGGCCGCTTCTCCGAGCTGGCCGAGCCGGAGAAGGGCCAGGGCGACGCGCTGGACGCGTCCTTCCGCGTGGCGGAGACGCTCTACCACCTGGAGCGCTACGAGGAGGCCACGAAGCTGCTGACGACGCTGGCCGCGCGCGCGGACCTGCCCGCGGGCCGCCGCATCGAGGCCCAGGTGCAGCAGGGCATCTGCCAGGTGGAGGCCGGCCGCACCGACGACGCGGAGGCGACGCTGCGCAAGGCGCTGGCCGCGTATGACGCCCTGCCGGACAAGGCGGAGGTGGAGGACTACTTCCCCGCGCAGGCGCACTTCTTCGTCGGGGAAATCTACCGGCTGCACTACGAGGCCGTGAAGCTGGAGGCCAGCCGGGGCAGCGACGGGCTGGCGCAGGACCTCAACTACAAGGCGGAGCTGCTGCTGTCCGCGCAGGGCCACTACCTGCGCTCCATCCGCGTGGGCAACGGCTACTGGGCCACCGCCGCGGGCTCGCAGATTGGCGCCCTCTACGAGAACCTCTACGAGCACATGGTGAACTCGCCCACGCCCCCGGAGCTCAACGCCGAGGAGGCGGAGGTCTACCGCCAGGAGCTGCGCAAGAAGATCCGCGTGCTGCTCACCAAGTCCATCAACATCTACGAGCGCACGCTGGAGGCCGCCGAGCGCATCGGCTCGCAGAGCGCCTTCGTGGACCGCACCCGCCAGAGCCTGGAGAAGGTGAAGTCGCTCTTGCTCGCGGACGCGGACGCCGACACGGAGTCGGGAGAGGTCTCCGTGCCCATGCCCGCCTCCAGCGCGGGCGCGAAGCACCGCTAA
- a CDS encoding SpoVR family protein — translation MPKSLTPRLAALRDEIHGYAKEFGLDFFDTVFEMVSYDEMNMVAAYGGFPTRYPHWRWGMEYEQLAKGYEYGLSKIYELVINNDPCYAYLMESNPEVDQKLVMAHVYGHCDFFKNNFSFRHTNRRMIDDMANHATRVRRWVDKIGVEKVEDFIDRTLSLENLIDQHAPHIRRNPDPQRAEEEAKSNERVEGFKVDREYMRGFINPSEFMDSQRKRAEDEKQQRKRFPERPQRDVLYFLLEHAPLEPWEVDILSILRDEAYYFAPQGQTKIMNEGWASYWHSTIMTRRALRDDEIIDYADHHSGTMGVRPGAINPYKLGIELWRDIEDRWNKGKFGKEWDECDDLRARQAWDKKLGAGREKIFEVRKHYNDITFIDTFLTAEFAQQQKLFVYGFNDKRNSWEILDREFRKVKNKLLTSLTNFGQPIIEVVDGNYENRSELLLAHKHDGQDLKGDYARETLRNLQSLWRRPVNIITRYDGKGTLLRYDGQHHSEKKVEL, via the coding sequence ATGCCCAAGAGCCTCACACCGCGACTCGCCGCGCTTCGGGATGAAATCCACGGCTACGCCAAGGAGTTCGGCCTGGATTTCTTCGACACCGTCTTCGAGATGGTGTCCTACGACGAGATGAACATGGTGGCCGCCTACGGCGGCTTCCCCACCCGCTATCCCCACTGGCGCTGGGGCATGGAGTACGAGCAGCTGGCGAAGGGGTACGAGTACGGGCTCAGCAAAATCTACGAGCTCGTCATCAACAACGACCCCTGCTACGCCTACTTGATGGAGAGCAACCCGGAGGTGGACCAGAAGCTGGTGATGGCCCACGTCTACGGTCACTGCGACTTCTTCAAGAACAACTTCTCCTTCCGGCACACCAACCGCCGGATGATTGACGACATGGCCAACCACGCCACCCGCGTCCGGCGGTGGGTGGACAAGATTGGCGTGGAGAAGGTGGAGGACTTCATCGACCGGACGCTGTCGCTGGAGAACCTCATCGACCAGCACGCGCCCCACATCCGCCGCAACCCGGATCCGCAGCGCGCGGAGGAGGAGGCCAAGTCCAACGAGCGCGTGGAGGGCTTCAAGGTGGACCGCGAGTACATGCGCGGCTTCATCAACCCTTCGGAGTTCATGGATTCGCAGCGCAAGCGCGCCGAGGACGAGAAGCAGCAGCGCAAGCGCTTCCCGGAGCGCCCGCAGCGCGACGTGCTCTACTTCCTCCTGGAGCACGCGCCGCTGGAGCCGTGGGAGGTGGACATCCTCTCCATCCTGCGCGACGAGGCGTACTACTTCGCGCCGCAGGGCCAGACGAAGATCATGAACGAGGGGTGGGCCAGCTACTGGCACTCCACCATCATGACCCGCAGGGCGCTGCGCGACGATGAAATCATCGACTACGCGGACCACCACTCGGGCACCATGGGCGTGCGCCCCGGCGCCATCAACCCGTACAAGCTGGGCATCGAGCTGTGGCGGGACATCGAAGACCGGTGGAACAAGGGCAAGTTCGGCAAGGAGTGGGACGAGTGCGATGACCTTCGCGCGCGCCAGGCCTGGGACAAGAAGCTGGGCGCGGGGCGGGAGAAGATCTTCGAGGTGCGCAAGCACTACAACGACATCACCTTCATCGACACGTTCCTCACCGCCGAGTTCGCCCAGCAGCAGAAGCTCTTCGTCTACGGCTTCAACGACAAGCGCAACTCGTGGGAAATCCTGGACCGCGAGTTCCGCAAGGTGAAGAACAAGCTGCTCACGTCGCTCACCAACTTCGGGCAGCCCATCATCGAGGTGGTGGACGGCAACTACGAGAACCGCTCGGAGCTGCTGCTCGCGCACAAGCACGACGGGCAGGACCTGAAGGGCGACTACGCGCGGGAGACGCTGCGCAACCTCCAGAGCCTCTGGCGCCGGCCGGTGAACATCATCACCCGCTACGACGGCAAGGGGACCCTGCTGCGCTACGACGGGCAGCACCACTCGGAAAAGAAAGTGGAGCTGTAA
- a CDS encoding ArnT family glycosyltransferase → MVPASSPAALASPSAAVPGLSAVPAPQPEPSTRWLVGLLLVAALLPRLGVFFINENLFGDAVVRTELAERWLAAPHVITSYKDGTYQFGPLHLYLVGAVLSVFERDVAGRLVSLLFGVASVVPLFALTRRLFGWRAGVAAGLAFSAWGMHLQFSTTAGSEAVSLFFMLAVFALVAEGVEENRFQPLFWGAVLLNFACALRYDAWLYIPLISVALVFSSEDRVASLTRAVGFGLVCLPFPLLWMQGNELAHGDPFFPIKAVEDFHKQWVSDSGGAGGSLGWRLQQLGFWPAVALFTLTPGVALLGGVGMVRAWKKHPETRWLVVMAVLPALYFTFRAAVLLSFVPLARFTVTQLVLLPVFLAPGLAAVVGNRGAFARRAVVGVSAVLAVVMPVALGIYTFRTEGGLHDSLRPVSPTSTNPVAVMQVARYLKEEVAAKGGAAAIDDDPRYMDLQVAFFSTLPEMRMARVRWDTFRQRLGDARPDVLVRFDEGNLVKDPGVKLDGRTLTLDGVAYQEQDGFTAPLHVYRRQP, encoded by the coding sequence ATGGTTCCCGCATCGAGTCCCGCCGCCCTTGCTTCCCCCTCCGCCGCCGTGCCCGGCCTGTCCGCGGTGCCCGCACCCCAGCCCGAGCCTTCCACCCGGTGGTTGGTGGGCCTGCTGCTCGTGGCGGCGCTGCTCCCCCGGTTGGGGGTGTTCTTCATCAACGAGAACCTCTTCGGGGACGCGGTGGTGCGCACGGAGCTGGCGGAGCGCTGGCTGGCCGCGCCGCACGTCATCACCTCGTACAAGGACGGCACGTACCAGTTCGGCCCGCTGCACCTGTACCTGGTGGGCGCGGTGCTGTCGGTGTTCGAGCGCGACGTCGCGGGCCGGCTGGTGAGCCTGCTGTTCGGCGTGGCGTCGGTGGTGCCGCTGTTCGCGCTGACGCGGCGGCTGTTTGGCTGGCGCGCGGGCGTGGCCGCGGGGCTGGCCTTCAGCGCGTGGGGCATGCACCTGCAGTTCTCCACCACCGCGGGCAGCGAGGCGGTGTCGCTGTTCTTCATGCTGGCGGTGTTCGCGCTGGTGGCGGAAGGCGTGGAGGAGAACCGCTTCCAGCCGCTGTTCTGGGGCGCGGTGCTGCTCAACTTCGCGTGCGCGCTGCGCTACGACGCGTGGCTGTACATCCCGCTCATCTCCGTGGCGCTGGTGTTCAGCAGCGAGGACCGGGTGGCGTCGCTCACGCGCGCGGTGGGCTTTGGCCTGGTGTGCCTGCCGTTCCCCCTGTTGTGGATGCAGGGCAACGAGCTGGCGCACGGCGACCCGTTCTTCCCCATCAAGGCGGTGGAGGACTTCCACAAGCAGTGGGTGTCCGACTCCGGCGGCGCGGGAGGCTCGCTGGGCTGGCGGCTGCAGCAGCTGGGGTTCTGGCCCGCGGTGGCGCTCTTCACGCTGACGCCCGGCGTGGCGCTCCTGGGCGGCGTGGGCATGGTGCGCGCGTGGAAGAAGCACCCGGAGACGCGCTGGCTGGTGGTGATGGCGGTGCTGCCCGCGCTGTACTTCACCTTCCGCGCGGCGGTGCTGCTGAGCTTCGTGCCCCTGGCCCGCTTCACGGTGACGCAGCTGGTGCTGCTGCCCGTGTTCCTGGCGCCCGGCCTGGCGGCGGTGGTGGGCAACCGGGGGGCCTTCGCGCGGCGCGCGGTGGTGGGGGTGAGCGCGGTGCTGGCGGTGGTGATGCCGGTGGCGCTGGGCATCTACACGTTCCGCACCGAGGGCGGGCTGCACGACTCGCTGCGCCCGGTGAGCCCCACGTCCACGAACCCCGTGGCGGTGATGCAGGTGGCGCGCTACCTCAAGGAGGAGGTGGCGGCGAAGGGCGGCGCGGCGGCCATCGACGACGACCCGCGCTACATGGACCTGCAGGTGGCCTTCTTCTCCACGCTGCCGGAGATGCGCATGGCGCGCGTGCGCTGGGACACCTTCCGCCAGCGCCTGGGTGACGCGCGGCCGGACGTGCTGGTGCGCTTCGACGAGGGCAACCTGGTGAAGGACCCGGGCGTGAAGCTGGACGGGCGGACGCTGACCCTGGACGGCGTGGCGTACCAGGAGCAGGACGGCTTCACCGCGCCGCTGCACGTGTACCGGCGCCAGCCGTAG
- a CDS encoding DUF444 family protein — MTLKIHQDHSRFKQIVRGKIKANLRKYVQKGEMLGKKGKDAISIPIPFIDIPRFKYGHKEQGGVGQGDGDVGQQLGPGAVEPGDGHQAGQGEGDHALEVDVTLEELAQILGEELQLPRIERRQNERIVTQKVKYTGVNTTGPESLRHFKRTFKQALKRQIATGTYDPKMPVIIPTREDRRYRSYKLQELPETNAVIIYMMDVSGSMGDEQKEIVRIESFWLDTWLKHQYKGLESRYIIHDAVAREVDRDTFFHTRESGGTMISSAYKLCRDIIQADYPKSAWNIYPFHFSDGDNWSADDTRQCIEMLRNDILPQVNQFAYGQVESPYGSGQFIKDLREAVGDTTNVALSEIADKDAIYASIKDFLGKGR; from the coding sequence GTGACCTTGAAGATCCACCAGGACCACTCCCGCTTCAAACAGATCGTCCGCGGGAAGATCAAAGCCAACCTGCGCAAGTACGTGCAGAAGGGCGAGATGCTGGGCAAGAAGGGCAAGGATGCCATCAGCATCCCCATCCCCTTCATCGACATCCCGCGCTTCAAGTACGGCCACAAGGAGCAGGGCGGCGTTGGACAGGGTGACGGTGACGTAGGCCAGCAGCTCGGCCCCGGGGCGGTAGAGCCCGGGGACGGGCACCAGGCCGGCCAGGGCGAGGGAGACCACGCCCTGGAGGTGGACGTCACGCTGGAGGAGCTGGCGCAGATTCTTGGAGAAGAGCTCCAGCTGCCGCGGATTGAACGGCGGCAGAACGAGCGCATCGTCACGCAGAAGGTGAAGTACACGGGCGTCAACACCACGGGCCCGGAGTCGCTGCGCCACTTCAAGCGCACCTTCAAGCAGGCCTTGAAGCGTCAAATCGCCACCGGCACCTACGACCCGAAGATGCCGGTCATCATCCCCACGCGCGAGGACCGCCGCTACCGCAGCTACAAGCTGCAGGAGCTGCCTGAAACGAACGCGGTCATCATCTACATGATGGACGTGTCCGGCTCGATGGGGGACGAGCAGAAGGAGATCGTCCGCATCGAGAGCTTCTGGCTCGATACGTGGCTCAAGCACCAGTACAAGGGCCTGGAGTCGCGCTACATCATCCACGACGCGGTGGCGCGTGAAGTGGACCGCGACACGTTCTTCCACACCCGCGAGTCCGGCGGGACGATGATCTCCAGCGCGTACAAGCTGTGCCGGGACATCATCCAGGCGGACTACCCGAAGAGCGCGTGGAACATCTACCCGTTCCACTTCAGTGACGGGGACAACTGGAGCGCGGACGACACGCGCCAGTGCATCGAGATGCTCCGCAACGACATCCTCCCGCAGGTGAACCAGTTCGCCTACGGGCAGGTGGAGTCGCCCTACGGCAGCGGGCAGTTCATCAAGGACCTGCGCGAGGCGGTGGGTGACACGACCAACGTCGCGCTGAGCGAGATCGCGGACAAGGACGCCATCTACGCCTCCATCAAGGACTTCCTCGGCAAGGGGCGCTGA
- a CDS encoding ArsA family ATPase, with translation MAGLLDKRLWIVSGKGGVGKTTVAAALALASVRAGRRTLVCEVNTQERVSRFLELPEAGPEVKLLEENLWAVDVRPQEAMREYGLMVLRFETLYKTVFENRLVRYFLRFIPSLQELVLLGKILFHLQEKLPDGRWKYDTVVLDAPATGHAISFLSVPQVLLQTVPPGPMTREALKMRDLLVDPTVTAAVLVALPEEMPVNEALELHGALRDRVHIRTHAAVLNQAFPQRFTEADLEALAGHPELRRVAQAHHDRASQAVLAGTKLERNLHAPVYTVPRLFVPRFGRDAVETVMGHLDAMVKGGAGA, from the coding sequence ATGGCCGGACTGCTCGACAAACGCCTGTGGATCGTCTCTGGCAAGGGGGGCGTGGGGAAGACGACCGTCGCCGCCGCCCTGGCCCTTGCCTCGGTGCGCGCGGGCCGGCGCACCCTGGTGTGTGAAGTGAACACCCAGGAGCGCGTCAGCCGCTTCCTGGAGCTGCCCGAAGCGGGCCCGGAGGTGAAGCTCCTGGAGGAGAACCTCTGGGCGGTGGACGTGCGCCCCCAGGAGGCCATGCGCGAGTACGGCCTGATGGTCCTGCGCTTCGAGACCCTCTACAAGACGGTCTTCGAGAACCGGCTGGTGCGCTACTTCCTGCGCTTCATCCCGTCGCTCCAGGAGCTGGTGCTGCTGGGGAAGATCCTCTTCCACCTCCAGGAGAAGCTGCCGGACGGCCGCTGGAAGTACGACACGGTGGTGCTGGACGCGCCCGCCACCGGCCACGCCATCTCCTTCCTGAGCGTGCCGCAGGTGCTGCTGCAGACGGTGCCGCCGGGGCCCATGACGCGCGAGGCGCTGAAGATGCGCGACCTCTTGGTGGACCCCACCGTCACCGCCGCGGTGCTGGTGGCGCTGCCGGAGGAGATGCCGGTGAACGAGGCGCTGGAGCTGCACGGCGCGCTGCGGGACAGGGTGCACATCCGCACGCACGCGGCGGTGCTCAACCAGGCCTTCCCCCAGCGCTTCACGGAAGCGGACCTGGAGGCGCTCGCGGGCCACCCGGAGCTGCGCCGCGTGGCGCAGGCGCACCATGACCGCGCGTCGCAGGCGGTGCTCGCGGGCACGAAGCTGGAGCGCAACCTCCACGCGCCGGTGTACACGGTGCCCAGGCTGTTCGTGCCGCGCTTCGGACGCGACGCGGTGGAGACGGTGATGGGGCACCTGGACGCGATGGTGAAGGGAGGCGCGGGAGCATGA